AGCCGTCCGTTCCTGGTGATGCAGCTCGTCCGGGGGACGACCCTGCGGCGGCGGATCGCCCGCGGGGTCCTCACGCCCGCCGAGACCTGCCGGACCGGGGCGGCCCTGGCCTCGGCCCTCGCCCATGTACACGCCCACGGCGTCGTCCACCGCGACGTCAAGCCGTCGAACATCCTGCTGGACCGGTCGGAGGCCCCGCATCTCACGGACTTCGGCATCTCCCGCCGCGTCGAGCCCGCGGACGAGGCCCCCGAGGCCCAGGGCACCCTCGTCGGCACCGCCTCCTACATGGCGCCCGAGCAGGCCCTGGGCCGCGGAACGGGACCGGCGGCCGACGTGTACAGCCTCGGCCTGGTGCTGCTCGAAACCCTCAAGGGCGAGGCGGAGTACGGCGGAGCGCCCCTGGAGGCTGCGCTGGCGCACCTGTACCGCCCGCCGGTGCTGCCGGCCGGTCTCCCGGCCGAACTCGCCCGCCTGCTCACGGCGATGACCGACCGCTCCTCCGAGGCCCGCCCGGACGCCGCCGCCTGCGCCCGGATCCTCACCGACCCGCGGACCGCGGGACGCGCCCCCACGCCCTCCGCCGCACGGCCGGGGCGACCCGCCCCGGGGCGGGTCGTGGCGGCGACCCTCGCCGCACTCGGGCTCACCCTGACCGGCTCGCCGGGCAGCGCACCCGTCGGCCAGGCGGCGGACGGGGCCCGGACGGCCGCCCTGACCGCGCCGCTCCCGTATGAGAACGACCTTCCCGCACAACGGTCCTGACTGGTCGTCAATAAAGGGGAAGTGTGAGACGGCCGTCCGGGGCAACACGGAGTGCCAGGACACGGACATCGGAGGAGAACCCCATGACCGCACTGCTGGACCGCATCAAGCGATTCGCCCGCAGCCCCCAGGGTCGTGACGCGGCGGCGTCGCTTCGCCGCGCCGCGGCCGACCCGCGCAGGCGCGCCCGGGCACGCCGCCTGTTCGGCAGGCTGCGCCATCGCTGACGCCCGCCCGCCCCTCACAGCCGTACGCCGGCGCCCCGCGCGATGTACCGCGCGGGGCGCCGGCGTACGGGGGCGGTGCCGGATGTGCCGCCGACCCGGGGACGCGAGGCCGTCAGCCGTCGTGCCCGCGCGTCTGCTCCTCGCGTCCCACCCCGGGGCGCTGGTGCTTGTCGGTGTGACCGCCGGCGCCCTCCGGGTCGGTGGCTTCACGGCCCGTGGCCCCCTGCCGCTCGCCGGTCTCGCGCCGGCCGCCGGGCAGTCCCCGGGAGGACACGGCCTCGTCGGCCTCCCTGCGGGCCTCCTCGTCACCGCTCTCTCCCTCCGCCTCGGCAGGCGTGGTGCGCGGCCGGCCGGCGCGGTCCTCGTCCGTCCTGTGCTGCTTCTGCTCGCCCATGGTCCCTCTCCGTCTCCGTTCCGTCGCGGGGCGTGCGTGCCCCTCCTCATCGCTCGGGCCCCTCCTCCGGGGTCGACCAGGAATCCCGCCCCGCCTCCACGGGCGGCGGCTGGGCGACACGGGTGTCCCGCCGTCGGCGGGCGACGCGCCGTGAACCCCACCAGAACGCGGCGATCAGCACCACGACCAGCACCACTCCCACCAGGACCAGGAACAGCGAGGACGATCCGGAGGCGGCGAGTCCGGAGGCGGCGGCCAAGGAGAGGGGCATGATTCTTCCTTTCTCACGGGATCAGAACGGGGTGTCGCATTCCGTCCCCGCCGGGCCGGGCGGCGACGCGCGCCCGGCCAGGACGGAGACCGGCGTGCCGGGCGGCGTCTCGTAGAGGCGCTCGTCGTGGACGACGGGTGTCGGGTCCTCCGGTGCGGAGGCGGCGGGTTGCCAGGTCCGGCGGGTCCTGCGCGACGGGGAGCACAGCACGAAGTCGGGTTCGAGACCGGAGCCCGCGGGCCGGCGGCCGGTCCGGGGCGCGTCGCCCCTGCCTCGCTCGCTCGGCTCGCGGTCGAAGGCGTCGATCCGCCGGTCCTCGCGCACGGCCTTCGCGTGGCGCACCCACAGCAGCCGGACCCCGGCCGCACCGTCCCCGGCCGGTGGTGCCCGCCTGTATCCGGGCCCCGGGCACATGACGTCTCCTTCCGCGCGCGTACGGCTCCGGGTGGTTCCGGAAGATGCGCTTACCCCGTCTCCGTGATCGCACGCACGGGCGGGCGAACCCGGCCCTCCGGACGGGCGGCCGGGCGTGGCCGGTGCGCGGCGACGGCGATCACGAGGAGAGACGGTGCCTGCCCGTCCGCCCCCGCCCGACACGACTCCCGGTCGTGTGTTCCGGACGTGATCGTTTTCTCCGGGCCGCCATGCTCGGCGCCGCCGAGCAGCCCCTGCTTCCTTCCTTCTCGCCCGAAGTACGGCGCATCGAAGCGGTGGCCCCACAGGCGCGCACCTGGGGCGAAAGCCCAGGCAGGAAGCCGTCCAGCCCGGCCGGAGCGATGTTCCTCACAAACATCGGGCGGGGGTGCCGGTGTAAGGTCGAGGACGCCCTTGACCTGCAGAAAGCAGGCAGGGAGCTGTCTTAGAGGAGTCCCAAGTGCTGCGTACTCTGTTCAAGTCCAAGATCCATCGCGCCACCGTGACCCAGGCGGACCTGCACTACGTAGGTTCGGTCACCGTCGACGCGGAGCTGATGGAGGCGGCCGACCTGCTGCCCGGCGAGCTGGTCCACATCGTCGACATCGACAACGGAGCCCGCCTCGAGACCTATGTCATCGAAGGCGAGCGCGGTTCCGGCGTCATCGGGATCAACGGCGCCGCCGCCCACCTCGTGCACCCCGGTGACCTGGTGATCCTCATCAGCTACGCGCAGGTCGAGGACGCCGAGGCGCGGACCTTCGTGCCGCGCGTCGTGCACGTCGACGGCGACAACCGCATCGTGGAGCTGGGGACCGACGCGTCCGCGCCCGTCCCCGGGAGCGACACGGTGCGCGGCCCGCACGCGGTGCCCGCCCGGATCTGAGCCGAGCGGGGTCCGGCGGGCGGGGCCGAAGCGGCGGGGCCACTCTGGAAGAGGGCCCCGTGAGGCCCCGTCGACCGGGAGGTCCGTCATGACCCACCCTTCCCCCGATCCGCTGCCCCCGTCGCCGATCCCGCCGCCGGTGCCCTCGCCGCCGCCCGTGCCCCCGCCGAACCCGGTGCCGGTTCCGCCGGATCCGTCGCCCCCTCCCGCGCCCCAGCCGGGCGGGCCCGTACCGGAACCCGAACCTCAGCCCGAACCCGGTCCCGCCGGCGGGTGAACGGGACCAACGCAGAGGTGACATAAGGCGCTTGAGGTTTCGCGCGGCCCTTGTCACGGAGCGTGCGCCACCCCTAACTTGGACGGCTGCTGCTGTGTTCAAGGGGGGCCCATGGCCGTACGCGGACGTCACCGCCGCCACCAGCCGAGCCGGATCAACCGCGCCTCGCTCACCGTCACGGCGGGAGGCGCCGGCATGGCGCTGCCGCTGATCGGCGCGGGCGCCGCGCACGCCGCCTCGCTCGACGTCTGGGAGAAGGTCGCGTCCTGCGAGTCCTCCTCCAGCTGGCACGTCAACACGGGCAACGGCTACTTCGGCGGCCTCCAGTTCAGCCAGTCCACCTGGGAGCGGTACGGCGGCACGCACTACGCGCCGCGCGCCGACCTCGCCTCCAAGGACCAGCAGATCGCGATCGCCGAACGTGTCCTGAAGGGCCAGGGCCCCGGCGCCTGGCCGTCCTGCGGCTCCCGCGCGGGGCTCGCCCGCGGCGGGCAGGCGCCGGACGTCACCCCGGAGCCGACCCGCGGCGGGAACGACGTCCGCACCGCCTCCCTGCCGGGACAGCGCCTCTTACCCGAACAGGCGACGCGGAACGCGAGCCCCACCACCGTGCCCACCGTGCGCGAGATGTACACGGTGACGCCCGGCGACTCCCTGTCGAAGATCGCCCGCGACGAGCACGTCAAGGGCGGCTGGCAGCGCCTGTACGAGACCAACCGGCCGGTCGTCGGCGACGACCCCGACCTCATCCTCCCCGGCCAGCGCCTGACCCTGCGCATCACGGCGCCGAAGAAGCCGGAGAAGCCGGAGAAGGCGGCGGAGAAGCCGACTGGG
The DNA window shown above is from Streptomyces vietnamensis and carries:
- the panD gene encoding aspartate 1-decarboxylase, which translates into the protein MLRTLFKSKIHRATVTQADLHYVGSVTVDAELMEAADLLPGELVHIVDIDNGARLETYVIEGERGSGVIGINGAAAHLVHPGDLVILISYAQVEDAEARTFVPRVVHVDGDNRIVELGTDASAPVPGSDTVRGPHAVPARI
- a CDS encoding SixA phosphatase family protein translates to MCPGPGYRRAPPAGDGAAGVRLLWVRHAKAVREDRRIDAFDREPSERGRGDAPRTGRRPAGSGLEPDFVLCSPSRRTRRTWQPAASAPEDPTPVVHDERLYETPPGTPVSVLAGRASPPGPAGTECDTPF
- a CDS encoding transglycosylase family protein; the protein is MAVRGRHRRHQPSRINRASLTVTAGGAGMALPLIGAGAAHAASLDVWEKVASCESSSSWHVNTGNGYFGGLQFSQSTWERYGGTHYAPRADLASKDQQIAIAERVLKGQGPGAWPSCGSRAGLARGGQAPDVTPEPTRGGNDVRTASLPGQRLLPEQATRNASPTTVPTVREMYTVTPGDSLSKIARDEHVKGGWQRLYETNRPVVGDDPDLILPGQRLTLRITAPKKPEKPEKAAEKPTGKAAKKAAPPAKTTRPVKAAPPRAVPPKATPPKTSVVAGPSHKPAPKPTTKPHGKPHTKPSHKPAPRPVAEPSADSYSAPVSADIGTRYGTRGSSWASGYHTGVDFPVPTGTSVKAVAGGRVVSAGWGGAYGYQIVLRHDDGRYSQYAHLSALTVREGQRVHAGQRIARSGSTGNSSGPHLHFEVRTGPGYGSDIDPLAYLRARGVSL
- a CDS encoding serine/threonine-protein kinase; translated protein: MQLRARPAHPDVAWRARTVAGRYRLDRLLGRGGAADVYEALDLRLRRRVAVKVYRPAGARRTDAQCGEEARLLARMHHPGLVTLYDTGRAGSRPFLVMQLVRGTTLRRRIARGVLTPAETCRTGAALASALAHVHAHGVVHRDVKPSNILLDRSEAPHLTDFGISRRVEPADEAPEAQGTLVGTASYMAPEQALGRGTGPAADVYSLGLVLLETLKGEAEYGGAPLEAALAHLYRPPVLPAGLPAELARLLTAMTDRSSEARPDAAACARILTDPRTAGRAPTPSAARPGRPAPGRVVAATLAALGLTLTGSPGSAPVGQAADGARTAALTAPLPYENDLPAQRS
- a CDS encoding DUF6479 family protein → MPLSLAAASGLAASGSSSLFLVLVGVVLVVVLIAAFWWGSRRVARRRRDTRVAQPPPVEAGRDSWSTPEEGPER